Proteins from a genomic interval of Candidatus Acidulodesulfobacterium ferriphilum:
- a CDS encoding TonB-dependent receptor, which produces MKGKIVNFLKILIRRRDNEPRSKKKNRNERGGEGKNFKLILAALFLLFIAGRSNFAFAQQNSNGVISLGVVTSSGVRRLLSYEKKEIKVISNKEIFKSTQSEVVINKNEIENAGVGNAAQALQMAPGVSVRSYGGNNPSDRSQVYVRGLSQGWGSASGSIARHEVMVLFDGVPMTDYVRNAWQPNMIPILSMIEGINVIYGPGNPYNRWYGSIGGTLNFIPVQPTVKPSAEISLGTGSYNTYYTNFTLSSGLTNGWDFIFSGGYVRENTFRTGSFNAPSHSYAFFAKAIKTLNNGSLSFGAYAARSSAYRPNFIPVSPVQGVTTQGLNASGAPLYSEQTSGYYSSLPYNMWYKLVKTQILLAYSKLNLQLSPNLTFSDMPWFRHGYRLHLRVNNYIPGAPSSEDWSPYSNNYGNRLTFKLNLPYNDVKFGGYYIYATWNPIWFGTQYDRYSETGFSTFIQDGIHLGKLTVIPGLDWVGYHNIFTSYNDPAAGTSAYSFSRQIFGTEPSLGASYQLFPYLRLYGNYSQTVQNPVGLASSAAAANPGSVSGIRDTDYEAGFKILLNKSNINFLHHFVFNATYFTYHLGHEAIPLTILVNTVYTTYFAYASANYNGVDISLLDNPVKNLHLYSNLEMLHTNYTSYVSGVNQENYDNLPVSNVPDLTFNLGLSYKIPFRNYNFSLTPKFWDIYNGKEYMFNNLTGAPTNQTMPSYNVANAGIKFTTHAFKKQDIKTLGIDFSILNLFNHQYNAFEYITSGAYFGGSTGESAGAILADPGAPRTFYLTANFKF; this is translated from the coding sequence ATGAAAGGTAAAATCGTTAATTTTCTAAAAATTCTTATTAGGAGAAGAGATAATGAACCGCGAAGTAAAAAGAAAAACCGGAATGAAAGGGGAGGGGAGGGTAAGAATTTTAAATTAATCCTGGCGGCTTTATTTTTGTTATTTATAGCAGGCCGGAGCAACTTTGCGTTTGCTCAACAAAATTCTAACGGCGTAATAAGTTTGGGCGTTGTAACTTCTTCAGGCGTTAGAAGACTTCTTTCTTATGAAAAAAAAGAGATTAAGGTTATCTCGAATAAGGAGATATTTAAATCAACACAATCGGAGGTTGTGATTAATAAAAATGAGATTGAAAATGCCGGTGTAGGCAATGCCGCTCAAGCTTTGCAAATGGCTCCCGGGGTTTCCGTAAGATCATACGGCGGCAATAATCCGTCGGACAGGAGTCAAGTATATGTGCGGGGGCTTTCACAAGGATGGGGTTCTGCCAGCGGGTCTATTGCCCGTCATGAAGTAATGGTTTTATTTGACGGAGTTCCTATGACCGATTATGTGAGAAACGCATGGCAGCCTAACATGATTCCTATACTTTCAATGATTGAAGGTATAAATGTAATTTACGGTCCGGGAAATCCTTATAATCGGTGGTATGGCAGTATAGGAGGAACTCTAAACTTTATACCGGTTCAACCGACGGTAAAACCTTCCGCAGAAATAAGTCTTGGAACGGGCAGTTATAATACTTATTATACTAATTTTACTTTAAGTTCCGGTTTGACGAATGGTTGGGATTTTATTTTTTCAGGCGGATATGTCAGGGAAAATACTTTCAGGACGGGCAGTTTTAATGCTCCTTCCCATTCGTATGCTTTCTTTGCTAAGGCGATAAAAACATTAAATAACGGTTCTTTAAGCTTTGGGGCTTACGCCGCAAGAAGTTCGGCTTATCGTCCAAATTTCATTCCTGTTTCCCCCGTTCAAGGAGTTACTACACAGGGTTTAAATGCGAGCGGCGCCCCCCTATACAGCGAGCAAACATCCGGTTATTATTCCTCATTGCCTTATAATATGTGGTATAAATTAGTTAAGACCCAGATTTTATTGGCATATTCTAAATTGAATTTGCAGTTATCTCCAAACCTGACATTTTCTGATATGCCGTGGTTCAGGCATGGATACCGCTTGCATTTAAGGGTAAATAATTATATTCCCGGAGCGCCGTCCTCCGAAGACTGGAGCCCTTATTCCAATAACTATGGGAACAGGCTCACTTTTAAATTAAATTTGCCGTATAACGATGTAAAATTTGGGGGCTATTATATATATGCAACATGGAATCCTATATGGTTTGGCACTCAATATGATAGATATTCCGAAACCGGATTTTCGACCTTTATTCAAGACGGGATTCATCTTGGCAAATTAACGGTTATACCCGGCTTAGACTGGGTCGGTTATCACAATATATTTACCAGTTATAATGACCCGGCTGCAGGAACAAGCGCATACAGTTTTTCAAGGCAGATTTTCGGAACTGAGCCGTCCTTAGGGGCAAGCTATCAACTTTTTCCTTATCTTAGATTATATGGAAATTATTCTCAAACCGTCCAAAATCCGGTCGGTCTTGCAAGTTCTGCTGCCGCAGCCAATCCGGGAAGCGTTTCGGGAATTCGTGATACGGATTATGAAGCAGGATTTAAAATTTTGTTGAATAAATCCAATATTAATTTTTTACATCATTTTGTATTTAACGCAACCTATTTTACTTATCATTTAGGACATGAAGCTATCCCCTTGACAATATTGGTAAACACAGTATATACGACTTATTTTGCTTACGCATCCGCAAATTATAACGGTGTCGATATTTCTTTATTAGATAATCCGGTTAAAAATCTTCATCTTTATTCAAATCTTGAAATGTTGCATACAAACTATACCAGTTATGTTTCGGGCGTTAATCAAGAAAATTATGATAATCTCCCTGTATCAAATGTTCCTGATTTGACTTTTAACTTAGGTCTTTCTTATAAGATACCATTTAGAAATTATAATTTTTCTTTAACCCCGAAGTTTTGGGATATTTATAACGGCAAAGAATATATGTTTAATAATTTGACAGGCGCCCCGACTAATCAAACCATGCCAAGTTATAATGTAGCAAACGCCGGAATCAAATTTACGACCCATGCCTTTAAAAAGCAGGATATTAAAACTTTAGGCATAGATTTTTCCATTTTAAATCTATTTAACCATCAGTACAATGCTTTTGAATATATTACAAGCGGTGCATATTTCGGTGGAAGCACAGGAGAAAGCGCTGGTGCAATATTGGCTGATCCTGGAGCGCCGAGAACTTTTTATTTAACCGCTAATTTTAAGTTTTAA
- a CDS encoding potassium transporter Kup, translated as MNNPSLDKAKKVLTENKSLKALGIVFGDIGTSPIYTIAVIFAYLRVTSENVCGVISLIIWTLILLVTIQYVWFAMGISERNEGGTIILKNIIEKYAKSAKEIAFISVISYIALSLLIGDSVITPAISILSAVEGINLIPVFKNVTTDTVIFIAVIITVSLFWYQHKGTEKIAKIFSPVMLLWFVVIGASGFASLMYTPEILLRVINPYNALSFLFNGSISANRLISHGIISLFVLSDVILSATGGEALYADMGHIGREPITKAWYFVFIMLVLNYTGQGAFLLSHRADKNTFFEMLYSQSHLFYFPILILSILATIIASQAVISGIFSIVYQLINNRIIPLLKIDYKSSEIQSQIYISFANWFLFISVLTAIIMFRTSSNLAMAYGLAVSGTMTFTGILINMHFYHKKRYFMLFISLITTFADIMFLASNLLYKTAEGGYFALIIATIPFITIMLYTKGQKKLHSVYKMTDLKVFLKEYEYRYSNFTKLKGTSLFFASLSDKVSPYIVKTMFDNNIMYEKNIFVSIERTEKPYGITDALKEDIAPGLSQLAVSAGYSEVVDVEEILKQYNIDETVIFYGFEDIVSTNPLWRIFALIKKLSPSFVRFYKLPAEKVHGVMVRVKM; from the coding sequence TTGAATAACCCGAGCTTAGACAAAGCCAAAAAGGTTTTAACCGAGAATAAATCTTTAAAAGCCCTCGGCATCGTATTTGGAGATATAGGAACAAGCCCTATATATACGATTGCCGTTATTTTTGCTTACCTCAGGGTCACAAGCGAAAATGTATGCGGAGTTATATCTCTTATAATATGGACATTAATCCTTTTGGTCACAATCCAGTATGTCTGGTTTGCCATGGGTATAAGCGAAAGGAATGAAGGCGGAACGATAATACTCAAAAATATTATCGAAAAATACGCAAAATCGGCAAAAGAAATAGCATTTATATCCGTAATATCGTATATTGCATTATCGCTTTTAATAGGCGACTCGGTTATCACCCCCGCCATAAGTATTCTGAGCGCGGTCGAAGGCATAAACTTAATACCTGTTTTTAAAAATGTAACAACCGATACCGTTATTTTTATAGCCGTAATAATTACCGTCAGCCTGTTTTGGTATCAGCATAAGGGAACGGAAAAAATAGCAAAGATATTCAGCCCCGTAATGCTCTTATGGTTTGTCGTAATCGGCGCTTCGGGTTTCGCGTCGTTAATGTACACTCCAGAAATTTTATTAAGGGTTATAAATCCTTATAACGCTTTAAGTTTTTTATTCAACGGAAGTATTTCCGCAAACCGCTTAATTTCCCACGGCATTATTTCCTTATTCGTGCTGTCTGATGTAATCCTCTCGGCAACCGGAGGCGAAGCCCTGTATGCCGATATGGGTCATATCGGAAGGGAACCCATTACTAAAGCATGGTATTTCGTATTTATTATGCTTGTTTTAAATTATACAGGACAGGGCGCTTTTTTACTGAGCCACAGAGCCGATAAGAATACATTTTTCGAGATGCTTTATTCGCAGTCCCATTTATTTTACTTCCCTATTTTAATTTTAAGCATCTTAGCAACGATTATAGCGTCTCAGGCGGTTATAAGCGGCATATTCTCCATTGTTTACCAGCTTATAAACAACAGAATCATACCCCTGTTAAAAATAGATTACAAGTCCAGCGAAATACAATCCCAAATATATATAAGCTTTGCAAACTGGTTTTTATTTATAAGCGTTTTAACGGCAATAATAATGTTCAGGACATCCAGCAACCTTGCTATGGCTTACGGTCTTGCCGTCAGCGGAACCATGACCTTTACGGGCATTTTAATAAATATGCATTTTTATCACAAAAAAAGATACTTTATGCTGTTTATATCGCTTATAACGACATTCGCCGATATTATGTTTTTGGCTTCAAATTTATTATATAAAACTGCCGAAGGGGGTTATTTTGCATTAATAATAGCAACAATTCCGTTCATTACAATAATGCTATATACAAAAGGGCAGAAAAAACTGCATAGCGTATATAAGATGACGGATTTAAAAGTGTTTTTAAAAGAATATGAATATCGTTATAGTAATTTCACCAAATTAAAAGGAACATCCCTGTTTTTTGCCAGCCTTTCCGACAAGGTCTCTCCGTATATTGTCAAAACAATGTTTGATAATAATATAATGTATGAAAAAAACATATTTGTTTCCATAGAAAGAACCGAAAAACCTTACGGAATAACCGATGCGCTTAAAGAGGACATAGCCCCGGGACTCAGTCAGCTTGCCGTAAGCGCGGGATATTCCGAAGTGGTCGATGTGGAAGAGATATTAAAGCAGTACAATATCGACGAAACCGTTATATTTTATGGTTTTGAAGATATCGTCAGCACTAACCCGCTCTGGAGGATTTTTGCCCTAATTAAGAAATTATCCCCCTCTTTTGTAAGATTTTATAAGCTTCCTGCCGAAAAAGTGCATGGCGTAATGGTAAGGGTTAAAATGTGA
- a CDS encoding replication-associated recombination protein A, translated as MSFFNNRDFLPPLADRLRPKVLSEFIGQSHLLDKDKSLRNMLDSKFIRSMILWGPPGSGKTTLAGIIANAFDYEFYSISAVSTGVKELREFIDKADISFKHYKKPVILFIDEIHRFNKSQQDLLLHSIEEGSLILIGATTENPSFEINSPILSRVLVFTLNPLSEDDLSKIIDRALNTDEVLKKKKIFIDKEDINILIQYSGSDARIMLNALEIAVNLAKQGDKGEIILTEKIIEEAYLRKSKYDKTGEEHYNTISAFIKSIRGSDPDGAVFWLAKMLDSGEDIKFIARRMIILASEDIGNAEPEGLNLAVSCFNAVNVIGMPEARIILSQTAVYLASCPKSNASYLAIEEALKDVKDFPGVTVPLHLRNAPTKLMRDLDYHKGYKYAHNFENHFVKQPYLPPELSSRIYYRPEDIGIEKELKNRLKFLWGKDKNYKD; from the coding sequence ATGAGTTTTTTTAATAACCGCGATTTTTTACCGCCGCTTGCCGACAGGCTTAGACCTAAGGTCCTATCCGAATTTATCGGTCAGTCCCATCTTCTCGACAAGGATAAGTCGTTAAGGAATATGCTGGATTCCAAGTTTATCCGCTCGATGATACTTTGGGGTCCGCCGGGAAGCGGAAAAACCACCCTTGCAGGTATTATTGCAAATGCTTTTGATTACGAGTTTTACAGTATTTCTGCGGTTTCTACAGGCGTTAAAGAGTTAAGGGAATTTATAGACAAAGCCGATATTAGTTTTAAGCACTATAAAAAGCCCGTAATTCTTTTTATCGATGAAATCCACCGTTTTAACAAGTCTCAGCAGGATTTACTTTTGCATTCTATCGAAGAAGGAAGCCTTATATTAATTGGCGCAACTACGGAAAATCCGTCGTTTGAAATAAACTCGCCAATTCTTTCGAGGGTATTGGTATTTACCCTGAATCCATTATCCGAGGATGATTTAAGTAAAATAATAGATAGAGCCTTAAATACGGACGAAGTTCTAAAGAAAAAGAAGATTTTTATAGATAAAGAGGATATAAATATCCTGATCCAATATTCTGGAAGCGACGCCCGCATAATGTTAAACGCTCTTGAAATTGCGGTCAACCTTGCGAAGCAAGGCGATAAGGGCGAGATAATATTGACCGAAAAGATTATAGAAGAGGCATACCTTAGAAAGTCAAAATACGATAAAACGGGGGAGGAGCATTATAATACGATTTCGGCTTTCATTAAAAGCATAAGGGGGAGCGACCCGGATGGAGCGGTATTCTGGCTTGCAAAGATGCTGGATTCGGGAGAAGATATTAAATTTATCGCAAGAAGAATGATAATTTTGGCTTCCGAAGACATCGGGAATGCCGAACCCGAAGGCTTAAATCTTGCCGTCAGCTGTTTTAATGCCGTTAATGTTATTGGTATGCCGGAGGCCCGCATTATTTTATCACAGACCGCCGTTTATCTTGCAAGCTGTCCCAAGTCAAACGCAAGCTACCTTGCTATCGAGGAGGCTTTAAAAGATGTAAAAGACTTTCCCGGCGTTACCGTGCCGCTTCATTTAAGAAACGCGCCGACAAAACTAATGAGAGATTTGGATTACCACAAAGGGTATAAATATGCTCATAATTTTGAAAACCATTTCGTAAAGCAGCCGTATCTTCCGCCCGAGCTGTCTTCCCGAATTTATTACCGCCCCGAAGACATAGGAATAGAGAAGGAGCTTAAGAACCGCCTTAAATTCTTATGGGGAAAGGATAAAAATTATAAGGATTAA
- a CDS encoding nucleotide pyrophosphohydrolase, protein MGSYLKNDSQSTVAELKDAVREFCEKRDWDRYHNAKDLAIGIITEASELLEFFRFKDDAEIRLLMNDNEKLKEISHELADIFYFILRFSQKYGIDITESFEAKMKVNEVKYPVDKAWGSNKKYNEF, encoded by the coding sequence ATGGGAAGCTATTTAAAAAATGATTCGCAGTCAACCGTTGCCGAATTGAAAGATGCGGTAAGGGAATTTTGCGAAAAGAGGGATTGGGACAGGTATCATAATGCGAAAGACCTTGCCATAGGCATAATAACCGAGGCATCGGAACTTTTAGAATTTTTTAGATTTAAAGATGACGCAGAAATACGGCTTTTGATGAATGATAATGAAAAACTTAAGGAAATCAGCCACGAATTAGCCGATATATTTTATTTTATATTGAGATTTTCTCAAAAATATGGCATCGATATTACAGAGTCGTTTGAAGCTAAAATGAAGGTAAACGAGGTAAAATACCCCGTAGATAAGGCATGGGGTTCCAATAAGAAATATAACGAATTTTAA
- the lgt gene encoding prolipoprotein diacylglyceryl transferase, with amino-acid sequence MFNFNSWHAPDPIIFVGPLPVHWYGILIGIGFVIGIAIAYFRAKSWGEDPENIINIMVFAIPMSIIFARFYYVVFAWGYYAKNLISVFYIWQGGLAIYGGEIGGLLTLYLYTRIKKLNIWRYIDMLAPSLLLGQAIGRWGNFIDQQAFGYPVKWGLPIAKAMRPVNAYTPKHLIFGLWGYPFQTAYPKNLTMYAHFEPSFFYESVPDFFGFIFLMWLSRKKPKVAGKILIGYLIWYGTTRFFTEGTRIDSLWLGNSIRVSQVLSMFAVIISIAVLIYRHYKYKEL; translated from the coding sequence ATGTTTAATTTTAACAGCTGGCATGCGCCCGATCCGATAATATTTGTAGGACCGCTTCCTGTTCATTGGTACGGAATTTTGATAGGTATCGGCTTTGTTATCGGTATAGCGATAGCATATTTTAGGGCAAAATCCTGGGGCGAGGATCCCGAAAACATAATTAACATTATGGTATTTGCCATACCGATGTCGATTATTTTTGCGCGCTTTTATTATGTCGTATTTGCATGGGGGTATTACGCAAAAAACCTTATAAGTGTTTTTTATATATGGCAAGGCGGACTTGCGATATACGGCGGAGAAATAGGCGGACTTTTAACGCTTTATCTATATACTAGGATAAAGAAATTAAATATCTGGCGGTATATAGATATGCTGGCCCCGAGTCTTCTTTTAGGGCAGGCTATCGGCAGGTGGGGGAATTTTATAGACCAGCAGGCTTTCGGCTATCCCGTTAAATGGGGGCTTCCTATTGCGAAGGCAATGCGCCCCGTAAACGCCTACACCCCAAAACATTTGATATTTGGGTTATGGGGATACCCTTTTCAAACGGCTTATCCAAAGAACCTGACTATGTATGCCCACTTTGAACCGTCTTTTTTTTACGAGTCTGTTCCGGATTTCTTTGGATTCATATTTTTGATGTGGCTTTCGAGAAAAAAACCTAAGGTTGCCGGAAAGATACTTATAGGTTATTTAATTTGGTACGGAACGACCAGATTTTTTACGGAAGGCACAAGGATAGACAGTTTATGGCTGGGGAACAGTATCAGGGTTTCACAGGTGCTAAGCATGTTTGCCGTTATAATTTCGATAGCAGTCTTAATCTACAGGCATTATAAATATAAAGAATTATAA
- a CDS encoding peptidoglycan endopeptidase, with protein sequence MNKINFSLLAKFFLFILFISLAFIGIFSLNAYSFITTVTVQPGETLSQIADSHNTTVASIMSFNGLHNYIIYPGEKLKVVSGGYNHSAYRPAVTYGHYKVQFGDTLSLIAQKYGTSVADLRKLNGLYSNVIRQGAVLVVPVHENANQAQPQVSAVVTVQPGETLSQIADSHNTTVASIMSFNGLHNYIIYPGEKLKVVSGGYNHSAYRPAVTYGHYKVQFGDTLSLIAQKYGTSVADLRKLNGLYSNVIRQGAVLVVPESYRTAQINNNNNDNKYNYYRVATFQVLTGGKKNNGPKHNAAKRNNHVSIGRKIVDTAFRYKGVPYAWGGTTRTGMDCSGFVQRVFAKDNIHLPRTAREQSRLGKYIPKSRLKPGDLLFFRTYAPYISHVGIYIGHGKFIQENSGAGTVTITSLSNEYFERTYAFAKSIK encoded by the coding sequence ATGAATAAAATAAATTTTTCTTTGCTCGCTAAATTTTTTTTGTTTATTTTATTTATTTCGCTGGCTTTTATCGGTATTTTTTCTTTAAACGCTTATTCTTTTATTACGACTGTAACCGTCCAACCGGGAGAAACGCTCAGTCAGATTGCGGACAGCCATAACACTACGGTTGCCTCCATAATGTCTTTTAACGGTCTTCATAACTATATAATATATCCTGGTGAAAAGTTAAAAGTAGTCTCCGGCGGTTATAATCATTCCGCCTACCGCCCCGCCGTTACCTACGGCCATTACAAAGTGCAGTTTGGCGATACGCTGTCTTTGATAGCTCAAAAATATGGAACTTCCGTTGCCGACTTAAGAAAATTAAACGGCCTTTATTCCAATGTGATAAGGCAGGGGGCCGTTCTGGTAGTGCCTGTTCACGAAAATGCAAATCAAGCTCAGCCTCAGGTTTCCGCTGTTGTAACCGTCCAACCGGGAGAAACGCTCAGTCAGATTGCGGACAGCCATAACACTACGGTTGCCTCCATAATGTCTTTTAACGGTCTTCATAACTATATAATATATCCTGGTGAAAAGTTAAAAGTAGTCTCCGGCGGTTATAATCATTCCGCCTACCGCCCCGCCGTTACCTACGGCCATTACAAAGTGCAGTTTGGCGATACGCTGTCTTTGATAGCTCAAAAATACGGAACTTCCGTTGCCGACTTAAGAAAATTAAACGGCCTTTATTCCAATGTGATAAGGCAGGGGGCCGTTCTGGTAGTGCCTGAAAGTTATAGGACCGCTCAAATTAATAATAACAATAATGATAATAAATACAATTATTATAGGGTTGCGACTTTTCAAGTTTTAACCGGCGGCAAAAAAAATAACGGCCCTAAACATAACGCGGCTAAAAGAAACAATCATGTGAGTATCGGAAGAAAGATAGTCGATACCGCGTTCAGGTATAAAGGCGTTCCGTATGCTTGGGGCGGAACGACAAGAACCGGCATGGATTGTTCCGGTTTTGTTCAGCGCGTATTTGCAAAGGATAATATACATCTTCCGAGGACGGCCCGCGAGCAATCAAGATTAGGCAAATATATCCCTAAAAGCAGATTAAAGCCGGGAGACTTATTATTTTTCAGGACTTATGCTCCTTATATTTCGCATGTCGGGATTTACATAGGGCATGGAAAATTTATTCAGGAAAATTCCGGCGCCGGTACGGTAACGATAACCAGCCTGTCAAACGAATATTTTGAAAGAACTTACGCATTTGCTAAATCTATTAAGTAG
- a CDS encoding thioredoxin domain-containing protein, translating into MNNLKSEKGSYLKSAVRQPVNWYPWCTEAFDIAKENDLPILLDIGAVWCHWCHVMDKESYEDEETASIINENFVAIKVDKDERPDIDSRYQKAVSAFSGNGGWPLTAFLTYEGYFFYGGTYFPKEAKYGIPSYKSVLAEIGKYYRENKEAVFSQSKDFYNRIFKDLNKFSIFNIQRINEAVKGDKSLNKEYAGRLLNEAAQEFKLHFDNENGGLDESPKFFYFSGMELLLWDYIINHDRDSLSKGVFTLKKMVFGGVFDHVGGGFHRYSTDRKWIIPHFEKLAADNANALRVYLNYYGAAGDKVILNAINRTMDFITNDLYDRISGGFYASMDADAADGDDGSFFTWTLDELKDVFAKNEELKAVINLFNIGKDGRMRGQGAHGGGAAAIRTNGTVPNVLYVDSRELEEDIVLSKFYNNAVSRLKSQRDKRKQPFIDKVKYSSINGNIIYSITELSKIFNPYNSNNGNRQKLNEIAEKSIKPFLDVFDKNGDVGRFIGEPGGGVLEDNAYIILALTGLFETTSKPMYLVYAKRIAEHVIKNYYDGEDGGFFDINHTIKSSKIGFLSHKEKSIIDYGGYSPNSMILSGMARLYALTNEIQFQNVILKSFEYFINDANNFRYNSSSYIISLVYYAQGVNKNIIIGSLTDNGIMNYFKGANNINNINNGKRSFKFNSINIFIDINNRDIIESYMNFGDRHKEDDMIIFEEVRRAVHDYKKTKKPLIYRCKDKSCDIEVL; encoded by the coding sequence ATGAATAACTTAAAAAGCGAAAAAGGTTCCTATTTAAAATCCGCGGTTCGTCAGCCTGTTAACTGGTATCCGTGGTGCACGGAGGCGTTCGATATAGCAAAAGAAAATGATTTGCCGATACTTTTGGACATCGGAGCCGTTTGGTGTCATTGGTGTCATGTAATGGATAAAGAGTCTTACGAAGATGAAGAGACGGCAAGTATAATAAATGAGAATTTTGTCGCGATTAAGGTTGATAAAGACGAAAGGCCTGATATCGATTCCCGTTATCAAAAAGCCGTGAGCGCCTTTTCCGGCAACGGCGGATGGCCTCTTACGGCATTTTTGACATATGAGGGATATTTTTTTTATGGAGGCACCTACTTTCCAAAGGAGGCAAAATACGGTATTCCTTCTTACAAATCGGTTTTAGCCGAAATCGGAAAATATTACAGAGAAAATAAAGAGGCTGTTTTTTCGCAGAGCAAAGATTTTTATAACAGAATATTTAAGGATTTAAACAAATTTTCCATATTTAATATTCAAAGAATAAACGAAGCCGTTAAGGGAGATAAAAGTTTAAATAAAGAATATGCAGGTAGGCTTTTAAATGAGGCGGCGCAAGAATTTAAACTTCATTTTGATAACGAAAACGGCGGACTTGACGAGTCCCCCAAGTTTTTTTATTTTTCGGGGATGGAACTGCTTTTGTGGGATTATATAATAAACCATGACAGGGATTCTCTGTCAAAAGGGGTTTTTACGCTTAAAAAGATGGTTTTTGGCGGTGTTTTTGACCATGTCGGGGGCGGCTTCCACAGATATTCCACCGATAGGAAGTGGATAATTCCGCATTTTGAAAAGCTTGCGGCCGACAATGCAAATGCGTTAAGGGTTTATTTGAATTATTACGGAGCTGCGGGCGACAAAGTCATATTGAATGCGATAAACAGAACAATGGATTTTATTACAAACGATTTGTATGACAGAATAAGCGGCGGTTTTTATGCCAGTATGGATGCCGATGCGGCAGACGGCGATGACGGCAGTTTTTTTACATGGACTTTAGACGAGCTAAAAGATGTTTTTGCAAAAAACGAAGAATTGAAAGCGGTAATAAATTTGTTTAATATCGGTAAGGACGGCAGAATGCGGGGGCAGGGCGCTCACGGCGGCGGGGCGGCGGCAATTAGGACAAATGGGACGGTCCCAAATGTTTTATATGTTGATTCAAGAGAGTTGGAAGAGGATATTGTCCTGAGCAAATTTTATAATAATGCCGTATCCAGACTTAAATCTCAAAGGGATAAAAGAAAACAGCCGTTTATCGATAAGGTTAAATATAGTTCCATAAACGGAAATATTATATATTCCATAACCGAATTAAGCAAGATTTTTAACCCTTATAACAGCAATAACGGGAACAGACAAAAACTTAACGAAATAGCCGAAAAATCCATTAAGCCCTTTTTAGATGTTTTTGATAAAAACGGCGATGTGGGCAGATTTATCGGCGAGCCGGGCGGCGGGGTTCTCGAAGATAATGCTTATATAATTTTGGCTTTAACAGGCTTATTCGAAACGACATCTAAACCGATGTATCTGGTATATGCGAAAAGAATTGCCGAACATGTTATAAAAAATTATTACGATGGCGAAGATGGCGGGTTTTTTGATATAAATCATACCATAAAAAGCTCAAAAATAGGATTTCTAAGCCATAAGGAAAAATCGATTATCGATTACGGCGGTTATTCCCCAAACTCAATGATATTATCGGGAATGGCAAGGCTTTATGCGTTGACGAACGAGATTCAATTTCAAAATGTAATATTAAAGTCATTCGAATATTTTATTAACGATGCAAATAACTTTAGATACAACAGCTCAAGCTATATAATAAGTCTGGTGTATTATGCGCAGGGAGTAAACAAAAATATAATAATCGGAAGCTTAACCGACAACGGCATTATGAATTATTTTAAAGGGGCCAATAATATTAACAACATTAACAACGGCAAAAGATCTTTTAAATTTAATTCCATTAATATTTTTATCGATATTAATAACAGGGATATTATAGAAAGTTATATGAATTTTGGCGATCGTCATAAAGAGGATGATATGATAATTTTCGAGGAGGTAAGGAGAGCGGTGCATGATTATAAAAAGACCAAAAAACCCCTTATTTACAGATGTAAAGATAAATCGTGCGATATAGAGGTATTGTGA